In the Aneurinibacillus soli genome, one interval contains:
- a CDS encoding L-serine ammonia-lyase, iron-sulfur-dependent, subunit beta, with protein MEESVRKGIQEPVMSRSGITGGDAFRVYEYINQGRTFIHPQTLQTMAYALSVSEVNAGMGRIVATPTAGSAGILPGVLVYALDTGRYSRDTIISSLMTAAALGLVIANSASISGAAGGCQAEVGSATAMAAGTLVEIGGGTVGHAVGLAMNLSHLR; from the coding sequence ATGGAAGAGTCTGTACGTAAAGGGATTCAAGAACCAGTTATGTCTCGTAGTGGGATCACCGGTGGGGATGCCTTTCGCGTTTATGAATATATCAATCAGGGACGTACATTTATCCATCCACAAACGCTACAAACGATGGCCTATGCTCTCTCTGTTTCGGAAGTCAATGCAGGAATGGGACGCATTGTAGCAACACCCACAGCTGGATCAGCCGGTATATTACCTGGTGTATTGGTATATGCACTAGATACTGGACGATACTCTCGAGATACCATTATTTCATCGTTGATGACAGCGGCTGCACTTGGTCTTGTTATCGCTAATTCCGCATCCATTTCTGGAGCTGCAGGCGGATGTCAAGCTGAGGTCGGTTCCGCAACCGCAATGGCAGCGGGTACATTAGTAGAAATTGGCGGAGGTACAGTAGGTCATGCCGTTGGATTAGCTATGAACCTCTCCCACCTACGCTAA
- a CDS encoding RNA-guided endonuclease InsQ/TnpB family protein, protein MIRAKKVYVRTSKADEDRLFACNRESARVWNECLQLAKNCYLKYQKWISKSELQKQTKGKFHLHSQSIQAVCHKYLFARDSAHQTIKKGHTTTRYPYKKKNHYNTKWAKDGFKIDPTGKIELSMGNHNGKREKPIVVYASNLPQGTIKEIELCYDNGLYLAVSFEDGQKNKEYQSGQAVGVDLGEIHTLAAFCEKGQALIVTGRKIRSLHRLRNKKLAEIQRLQSKCKKGSRQWKKYGRAKQYVLSKSGKQLQDALHKATHNFVEWCIKQSVSDVYIGNPEGVQRNTRKKKKTNRKQAQKLSNWSFGQVKEYLKYKVAQEGINMHEVNEAYTSQTCPVCKKKKKVSSRNYACACGYQEHRDVHGARNILSKAVHGDIRHFDVPTKQKYLRIA, encoded by the coding sequence ATGATTCGTGCCAAGAAAGTGTATGTTCGCACCTCGAAGGCCGATGAAGATCGGTTATTTGCCTGCAACCGTGAATCTGCACGTGTTTGGAATGAGTGTTTGCAGTTAGCCAAAAACTGCTACCTCAAATATCAGAAATGGATCTCCAAATCTGAACTGCAAAAACAAACCAAAGGAAAATTCCACCTACATAGCCAATCCATCCAAGCCGTTTGCCACAAATATCTTTTCGCCAGAGATTCCGCTCATCAAACCATCAAAAAAGGACACACAACGACACGTTATCCCTACAAGAAAAAGAACCACTATAACACGAAATGGGCCAAAGACGGCTTCAAGATTGATCCCACCGGAAAAATTGAACTTTCGATGGGCAACCACAATGGCAAACGTGAAAAGCCAATTGTTGTGTATGCCTCAAATCTTCCCCAAGGAACCATCAAGGAAATCGAATTGTGTTATGACAACGGATTGTATCTGGCCGTTTCATTTGAAGATGGACAAAAGAATAAAGAGTATCAATCCGGACAAGCCGTTGGCGTGGATCTGGGCGAAATTCACACGCTGGCTGCTTTTTGTGAAAAGGGGCAAGCCTTAATCGTGACAGGAAGAAAAATCCGCTCCCTTCACCGTTTGCGCAACAAGAAACTTGCAGAAATCCAGCGTCTGCAATCAAAGTGTAAAAAAGGGTCTCGCCAATGGAAAAAATACGGGCGTGCCAAACAATATGTGTTGTCAAAATCCGGGAAGCAGCTTCAGGATGCACTACATAAAGCAACCCACAACTTTGTGGAATGGTGCATCAAGCAATCAGTATCGGATGTGTATATAGGAAATCCTGAAGGGGTTCAACGAAACACTCGTAAGAAAAAGAAAACCAATCGAAAACAAGCACAAAAATTATCCAACTGGTCTTTTGGACAAGTGAAAGAGTATCTCAAATATAAAGTAGCGCAAGAAGGAATCAACATGCATGAAGTGAACGAAGCGTATACAAGTCAGACATGTCCTGTCTGCAAGAAGAAAAAGAAAGTATCTTCTAGAAACTATGCGTGTGCATGTGGCTATCAAGAACACCGGGATGTCCATGGAGCACGGAATATCCTAAGCAAAGCGGTACATGGAGACATTCGGCATTTCGATGTGCCAACCAAACAAAAGTATCTACGGATTGCGTAA
- the sdaAB gene encoding L-serine ammonia-lyase, iron-sulfur-dependent subunit beta, with translation MKYTSVFEIIGPIMVGPSSSHTAGAVRIGNIARQILDEHPTKVTFQLMGSFAETYQGHGTDLALLAGILGMTTASNDVPISDQIASKMGVEYSFTKANAGMHHPNTVRIEATGPTRSVKLLASSLGGGKAEVQELDDLPVKFTGEKPTLILYHTDQKGFLAKISHILNIQGYNIARLTLERWKKGELAITVCEVDEILHDEIIQMIKASIPFLKDIKLVQTI, from the coding sequence TTGAAATACACAAGTGTGTTTGAAATTATTGGTCCAATCATGGTGGGGCCGTCTAGCTCCCATACAGCAGGAGCGGTTCGCATTGGAAACATCGCCCGACAGATACTGGATGAACATCCGACAAAGGTGACATTTCAACTTATGGGCTCGTTTGCTGAAACGTATCAAGGCCATGGTACTGACTTGGCTTTGTTAGCGGGGATTTTAGGTATGACTACAGCTAGCAACGACGTTCCGATATCCGATCAGATTGCGTCCAAAATGGGCGTTGAATATAGCTTTACGAAAGCAAATGCTGGGATGCACCATCCTAATACTGTGCGAATTGAAGCAACCGGGCCTACCCGGTCCGTAAAATTACTTGCTAGCTCCTTAGGTGGTGGAAAAGCCGAGGTGCAGGAACTCGATGATCTGCCCGTAAAATTTACAGGAGAAAAGCCGACATTGATTCTGTACCATACAGATCAAAAAGGTTTTCTGGCGAAAATCTCCCACATTCTCAACATACAAGGATATAATATTGCACGATTGACGTTGGAAAGGTGGAAAAAAGGGGAATTGGCGATTACGGTTTGTGAAGTCGACGAAATACTACATGATGAGATCATACAAATGATAAAAGCATCTATCCCTTTTTTAAAGGATATTAAATTGGTGCAAACCATTTAG
- the thyA gene encoding thymidylate synthase produces the protein MGMADRIYKDLVNDVLENGDWDKDQKVRTVWADGSPAYTKSVICKQVTFDNLEVPILTTKKVAWKSSIHELLWFYVKRTSDATYLDENNVKIWKEWTNQHNNIGKAYGYQLGKPIMLKGKLTNQVQNLIDELKNNPASRRHIISLWNIDDLDQMGLYPCVWNNQWMIKKGKLHLIVQIRSNDLALGHPFNIFQYYVLQRMVSQVTGYELGTLTFNINDLHIYERHIEPLKEQMKCEPFPAPELWINPDVKNFDDFTIDDFQLIGYEHHPTIKMEVAI, from the coding sequence ATGGGCATGGCAGATAGGATATATAAAGATTTAGTCAATGATGTGTTGGAAAATGGAGACTGGGATAAAGACCAGAAAGTAAGAACGGTTTGGGCAGACGGCTCACCTGCTTATACAAAAAGTGTAATCTGTAAACAAGTTACATTTGATAATCTCGAAGTACCGATTTTGACCACTAAGAAAGTAGCTTGGAAATCTTCCATTCATGAGCTGCTTTGGTTTTATGTAAAACGAACAAGTGACGCTACGTACCTCGATGAAAACAATGTGAAGATATGGAAAGAGTGGACAAACCAGCATAATAACATCGGAAAAGCGTATGGTTATCAATTAGGAAAACCAATTATGCTTAAAGGAAAATTGACGAATCAGGTACAAAATTTGATTGATGAACTAAAAAATAACCCGGCTTCAAGAAGGCATATTATTTCACTATGGAATATAGATGATTTAGATCAGATGGGGTTGTATCCTTGCGTTTGGAATAACCAATGGATGATTAAAAAAGGCAAGTTACATCTGATTGTGCAAATTCGTTCTAACGATCTAGCTTTAGGGCACCCATTCAATATATTTCAGTATTATGTACTGCAAAGAATGGTATCGCAAGTTACAGGGTACGAGCTAGGGACGTTAACATTTAATATTAACGATCTTCATATATACGAGCGACATATTGAGCCACTAAAAGAACAGATGAAATGCGAGCCATTCCCTGCACCAGAACTATGGATAAATCCTGACGTCAAAAACTTTGACGATTTTACAATCGATGATTTTCAACTAATCGGCTATGAACATCATCCAACAATTAAGATGGAGGTGGCTATTTAA
- a CDS encoding dihydrofolate reductase, with protein sequence MLSMIVAMDVDRGIGKDNQLLWHIPEDLQYFKSITSHKVVVMGRKTFESIGRPLPNRTNIILTRDPSYKAPGCLVYNSIEDILSENMMGDDRAEVVIIGGAEIYHLFLPYADRLYITQVSGTFNADTFFPVLSNEQWKMISRKKGTQDAPYEYYFEIYEREIEQSI encoded by the coding sequence ATGCTTTCCATGATTGTAGCGATGGATGTAGATAGAGGCATAGGTAAAGATAATCAGCTATTATGGCATATTCCAGAGGACTTGCAATATTTCAAGAGTATAACGAGTCATAAAGTGGTGGTAATGGGGAGGAAAACCTTTGAATCAATTGGCAGGCCACTTCCTAATAGGACGAATATAATCTTGACCAGGGATCCTTCCTACAAGGCTCCTGGCTGTCTTGTCTATAATTCCATCGAAGATATTCTTTCAGAAAATATGATGGGTGACGATCGTGCAGAAGTAGTCATTATAGGTGGGGCAGAGATTTACCATTTGTTTTTGCCTTACGCAGATCGATTGTATATCACACAGGTGAGCGGGACTTTTAATGCTGATACTTTTTTTCCGGTATTATCAAATGAACAATGGAAAATGATTTCTCGAAAAAAAGGAACGCAGGATGCCCCATACGAATATTACTTTGAGATTTATGAGAGAGAGATAGAGCAATCAATCTAA
- a CDS encoding SDR family NAD(P)-dependent oxidoreductase, with protein sequence MKYTVITGASSGIGYETALAFAARGKNLIIAARRTEELEKLKSKVADINADLDVVIRTVDLSVTANVHEFYESLQDYQIETWINNAGFGNFASVGEQNLNKIETMIHLNIEALTVLSSRYVRDYADVEGTQIINISSGGGYRIVADAVSYCATKFYVSAFTEGLAQELKEKGAAMQAKVLAPAATETEFAKRSLDVDNFEYDGVIPKFHTAQQMAGFLLDLYDSEKVVGIVNGETYDFELRDPIYPYVTRIRN encoded by the coding sequence ATGAAATATACAGTTATTACGGGTGCCAGTTCAGGAATTGGGTATGAAACAGCTCTTGCTTTTGCGGCTCGCGGAAAAAACTTAATCATAGCAGCCCGCAGAACGGAGGAGTTGGAAAAGTTGAAATCAAAAGTGGCTGACATTAACGCAGACCTGGATGTTGTCATTCGAACCGTTGACTTATCCGTTACTGCAAATGTTCATGAATTTTACGAAAGTCTTCAGGATTATCAGATCGAGACCTGGATCAACAATGCTGGGTTTGGAAACTTTGCTTCCGTTGGGGAACAAAATTTAAATAAAATTGAGACGATGATTCACTTGAATATTGAAGCATTAACCGTTCTGTCCTCTCGTTATGTACGTGACTATGCAGATGTTGAAGGAACACAAATCATCAATATTTCTTCAGGCGGAGGATACAGAATTGTTGCCGATGCTGTGAGCTATTGCGCGACAAAGTTCTATGTAAGTGCCTTTACAGAAGGTCTAGCACAAGAATTGAAAGAAAAAGGAGCAGCCATGCAAGCAAAAGTCTTGGCCCCTGCTGCAACAGAGACCGAATTTGCGAAACGGTCCCTTGATGTTGATAATTTTGAATATGATGGTGTTATTCCTAAGTTCCATACGGCTCAACAAATGGCCGGTTTCTTGCTCGATTTATATGACAGCGAGAAGGTGGTAGGAATTGTGAATGGAGAAACGTATGACTTCGAATTGAGAGATCCGATTTATCCGTATGTGACGAGGATAAGAAACTAG
- a CDS encoding MerR family transcriptional regulator: protein MHTIGEVAKILGISTHTLRYYEKEKIIAPDRDASGDRRYNDSHIKWLQFVIKLKETQMPIAKIKKYASLFLEGNHTTLARLSLLEEHKHSIKKQIRTLKAVDEMLERKIAAYKDFISKQDETQNIKTT, encoded by the coding sequence ATGCACACCATTGGTGAAGTGGCTAAAATTTTAGGGATAAGCACACATACATTGCGGTATTACGAAAAGGAAAAAATTATAGCTCCCGATCGTGATGCAAGCGGAGACAGACGATATAACGATTCACATATTAAATGGCTGCAATTTGTTATCAAGTTAAAAGAAACGCAAATGCCCATCGCGAAAATAAAGAAGTATGCTTCATTGTTTTTAGAAGGAAACCATACCACACTAGCTCGATTAAGCCTTTTAGAAGAACATAAACACTCTATAAAAAAACAAATCAGAACGCTAAAAGCTGTGGATGAGATGCTTGAACGTAAAATTGCCGCTTACAAAGATTTCATCAGTAAGCAAGATGAGACGCAAAATATAAAAACGACTTGA
- a CDS encoding methyl-accepting chemotaxis protein — translation MKSLKTRLITFISFLLFGGLVLLAVISYSSASSILKQSLEKEAETEALRLTEQLDVFIQQQKAIIASLAKVAAENYGDEKKQLAFVQKAKKDWPEFETVVFSHELSGKRAITDTGQVIDVSNRSYVKSVSEGKTVIMDPVYSKVTGKVITIVASPLIKDGQVVGFIAAGIPVEAATAKVAQAKFGETGYAGLFGVTGQIIWHPKKEMIVKGNVTDFKIPELVTIHQEIQKGKHGISFYTISGKEKLAAYAGTQDKWGIIIGAPLDELYAPIDKLRNELLIITLVVIVIGALIMYSITGTITRPIEKLNEAFSVLSSGDLTHEVHVKGKDELSQLSAHFNKTNHTLKQLIQSISTNSRQVGSSAHTFLTNVSQAIRSAEQVEQTINQVACGAQSQAISIEESARAMQEMSIGIQRISESASNVADSSQEAVKNAEEGQHTIKKATLQMDKISMVAQESATLVKVLGERSNEISSITTAITSISAQTNLLALNAAIEAARAGEQGRGFAVVADEVRKLAEQSGESANQISTLIQEIQNETENVVATMNKAVEEVQVGIDVVNHVGEAFNTIVNSSQRVAVEIQDVSAATEQISAASQEVLASVEELNRISHEATHYSKEVEDVTEKQVRIIKEIENSALQLQQTSVSLEQSINEFKV, via the coding sequence GTGAAAAGTTTAAAAACTAGATTGATTACGTTTATCTCATTTCTTCTATTTGGTGGGCTTGTTCTCTTAGCTGTAATTAGCTACTCAAGTGCGTCTTCCATTTTAAAACAAAGCCTTGAAAAAGAGGCAGAAACAGAAGCCCTTCGCTTAACAGAACAACTCGATGTATTTATCCAGCAGCAGAAAGCAATCATCGCTTCTCTTGCAAAAGTAGCTGCCGAAAACTACGGTGATGAAAAAAAACAGCTGGCATTTGTCCAAAAAGCCAAAAAAGATTGGCCAGAATTTGAAACGGTTGTCTTTTCTCATGAGTTAAGCGGTAAAAGAGCGATAACGGATACAGGTCAGGTCATCGATGTATCGAACAGATCGTACGTAAAATCTGTTTCAGAAGGGAAAACCGTCATTATGGACCCGGTGTATTCCAAAGTAACCGGGAAAGTCATTACCATTGTAGCTTCTCCGCTGATAAAAGATGGACAAGTGGTCGGTTTTATTGCCGCAGGTATCCCTGTAGAGGCAGCAACAGCAAAAGTAGCACAGGCTAAATTTGGAGAAACAGGATACGCAGGATTATTTGGGGTAACTGGCCAGATTATTTGGCATCCCAAAAAAGAAATGATTGTAAAAGGAAATGTAACCGATTTCAAAATACCTGAGCTTGTCACCATTCATCAGGAGATACAAAAAGGGAAACACGGGATCTCGTTCTATACCATATCCGGGAAAGAAAAACTTGCGGCCTATGCTGGTACACAAGATAAATGGGGAATTATTATCGGTGCCCCGCTCGATGAATTATACGCTCCGATTGATAAACTACGAAATGAATTGCTGATCATCACACTGGTCGTTATCGTGATTGGCGCACTTATTATGTATAGCATTACCGGCACGATTACAAGGCCGATTGAAAAGCTGAATGAAGCCTTCTCCGTTCTCTCATCTGGCGATTTAACACATGAAGTGCATGTAAAAGGAAAAGATGAGCTCTCCCAACTATCCGCACATTTTAACAAAACAAATCATACCTTAAAACAACTCATTCAAAGCATCTCTACGAATTCCAGACAAGTGGGGTCCTCAGCTCATACCTTTTTAACAAACGTATCACAGGCCATACGAAGTGCAGAACAAGTTGAACAAACGATAAACCAGGTAGCCTGTGGTGCACAATCCCAAGCGATTAGCATTGAAGAAAGCGCGCGTGCTATGCAAGAGATGAGCATTGGCATTCAACGTATCTCTGAAAGCGCATCGAATGTTGCTGATTCTTCCCAGGAAGCTGTAAAAAATGCAGAAGAAGGACAGCATACGATAAAAAAAGCAACTCTGCAAATGGATAAAATCAGCATGGTAGCGCAAGAATCAGCTACTCTTGTAAAGGTATTAGGCGAGCGTTCGAATGAGATCAGCAGCATTACAACAGCGATTACTTCGATCTCCGCGCAGACAAACTTGCTGGCATTGAATGCAGCGATCGAAGCCGCACGTGCTGGTGAGCAAGGGAGAGGGTTTGCTGTTGTAGCGGATGAAGTAAGAAAATTGGCGGAGCAGTCTGGCGAGTCTGCCAACCAGATTAGTACACTGATCCAGGAAATACAAAACGAGACCGAAAATGTAGTGGCTACGATGAATAAAGCAGTTGAAGAGGTTCAGGTCGGCATTGATGTAGTAAACCATGTAGGAGAAGCCTTCAATACGATTGTGAACTCTTCACAAAGAGTCGCCGTTGAAATTCAGGATGTGTCCGCTGCAACGGAGCAGATCTCCGCTGCCTCTCAAGAGGTGCTAGCTTCTGTGGAAGAATTAAACCGGATTTCTCATGAAGCCACTCATTACTCCAAAGAGGTAGAAGATGTAACCGAAAAGCAGGTCCGCATTATTAAGGAAATTGAAAACTCGGCGTTACAGTTACAACAAACGTCCGTTTCATTAGAACAATCCATTAATGAGTTTAAAGTGTAA
- a CDS encoding polysaccharide deacetylase family protein: protein MQGKKRKAAWGIWVAIIGLLLIALTNVWVNGGKETFAKMTENITATKSEPVSQPETVKPETTTVQPKQAEADSAPSTSDSVKPQPAKQAEPTATQPAVAHPPAVKQAVGMELGKKITELPIPGEKVVYLTFDDGPGPYTKQMVDILNANKVQGTFFWIGQNFKPEWAPYAKQMLAQGHQIGAHSMRHEAMGKRSKEYQKHDLLMTAAHIEKLTGQKIIYFRPPYGSINASSVPVTKEVGQYMILWQADSRDWALAHNPQQILTNIKKEIKPGAIILMHERAQSLQVLPQVLAYLKQNGYTIHTLPTGK from the coding sequence GTGCAGGGGAAAAAACGTAAAGCAGCATGGGGGATCTGGGTTGCGATTATAGGTCTACTCCTTATCGCTCTTACAAATGTATGGGTGAATGGAGGGAAAGAAACGTTCGCGAAAATGACAGAGAATATAACGGCGACAAAGTCTGAGCCTGTATCACAGCCAGAAACAGTAAAACCGGAGACGACTACGGTACAGCCAAAACAAGCAGAGGCAGATTCAGCACCAAGTACATCCGATTCAGTTAAACCACAGCCAGCAAAGCAGGCAGAACCCACAGCGACACAACCGGCTGTAGCACATCCACCAGCTGTAAAGCAGGCAGTAGGTATGGAACTGGGTAAGAAAATTACTGAACTGCCGATTCCAGGTGAAAAAGTAGTCTATTTAACATTTGATGACGGTCCTGGTCCATATACCAAGCAGATGGTTGATATCTTGAATGCAAACAAAGTACAAGGTACGTTCTTCTGGATTGGTCAAAACTTCAAGCCGGAATGGGCACCATATGCGAAGCAAATGCTCGCACAGGGCCACCAGATTGGCGCACATTCCATGCGTCATGAGGCGATGGGCAAGAGAAGTAAAGAGTATCAAAAGCATGATTTGCTTATGACGGCCGCTCATATCGAAAAACTGACTGGCCAAAAGATTATCTACTTCCGCCCGCCCTACGGCTCGATAAATGCTTCGAGCGTACCTGTAACAAAAGAAGTTGGGCAATATATGATTCTCTGGCAAGCTGACAGTCGTGACTGGGCATTAGCACACAACCCGCAGCAAATTCTCACCAATATCAAAAAAGAGATAAAACCAGGCGCCATTATTTTGATGCACGAACGTGCACAAAGTTTACAAGTATTGCCGCAAGTGCTAGCCTATTTAAAACAAAATGGCTACACGATTCACACACTACCAACAGGAAAATAA
- a CDS encoding GNAT family N-acetyltransferase, protein MTTITIQELCTEEEVVQIFPLMKDLRPYLDEERFREIWRAMQPDGYRIYAMYDGGEIVAFTGIQIRTNMYYFRHVFVHELVTRADIRSKGYGEKLLTFVHEWGREHDCVTVALESALTRVDAHRFYETKMDYDKFCYSFKKSL, encoded by the coding sequence ATGACAACCATTACAATCCAGGAACTGTGTACCGAAGAGGAAGTTGTACAGATTTTTCCGCTAATGAAAGATTTGCGTCCGTATCTTGACGAGGAACGCTTCCGTGAAATCTGGCGTGCCATGCAGCCAGATGGCTACCGTATCTATGCAATGTACGACGGAGGGGAGATTGTCGCATTTACCGGTATTCAAATCCGAACAAATATGTACTATTTCCGCCATGTATTCGTGCACGAACTCGTAACACGAGCAGATATTCGCTCGAAGGGATATGGCGAGAAGTTGCTTACGTTTGTACATGAGTGGGGACGCGAGCATGACTGTGTAACAGTGGCGCTTGAATCCGCTCTCACACGAGTAGACGCACATCGATTCTATGAAACAAAGATGGACTATGATAAGTTCTGTTACTCGTTTAAAAAATCATTATAA
- a CDS encoding MarR family winged helix-turn-helix transcriptional regulator, translating to MDKKAFFQKFVAFTTAVHQVTHEITKDVKPDDITPLQYSILEYIAVSQPVTLSQISDCQHMSMPNTSRELKKLSEKNLCEKRTVVEDRRKQYVHLSRKGEAIMDEAFKRIEARFLQRIKDASEEELEEINHALDVLHAKVFY from the coding sequence GTGGACAAAAAAGCTTTTTTTCAGAAATTTGTGGCCTTTACTACCGCTGTTCATCAAGTGACGCATGAAATCACAAAAGATGTTAAACCTGATGACATTACCCCCCTTCAATATAGTATCCTTGAATATATAGCAGTTAGTCAGCCCGTTACCCTTAGTCAAATTAGTGATTGTCAGCATATGTCTATGCCGAACACGAGTCGTGAACTGAAAAAACTAAGCGAAAAAAATTTATGCGAAAAACGTACCGTTGTCGAAGATCGACGAAAGCAATATGTCCACCTTTCCAGAAAGGGGGAAGCCATAATGGACGAAGCTTTTAAACGCATAGAAGCCCGTTTCTTGCAACGGATAAAGGATGCTTCTGAAGAAGAGCTGGAAGAAATCAACCATGCTCTGGATGTGCTTCACGCAAAAGTGTTTTACTAA
- a CDS encoding NAD(P)H-dependent oxidoreductase: protein MKTLVIYTHPNHQSLSYAFLQKVIQGGRENPTISEIKVLDLYEEKFNPVLVFNEKKRRRDMHADPQLEKYREQIIWADKIVFVYPIWWGRPPAMLMGYIDQMFASDFAYKDKGGLMPEGLLKGKSVVCISTMKGPTYYPLFWLNNAHKVLMKKALFRYVGIKKVKFFEFGNMESPKGRHDKKLNKIYRYFKIIDC from the coding sequence ATGAAAACGCTGGTTATTTATACGCATCCTAATCATCAGAGCCTAAGTTATGCATTTTTGCAAAAAGTCATCCAAGGAGGCAGGGAGAACCCTACTATCTCAGAGATTAAGGTGCTGGATTTGTATGAGGAGAAGTTTAATCCCGTCTTGGTTTTCAATGAGAAAAAACGCAGACGGGATATGCACGCTGATCCTCAACTTGAAAAATATCGAGAACAAATTATTTGGGCCGATAAAATCGTTTTTGTGTATCCGATCTGGTGGGGGCGACCTCCAGCTATGCTCATGGGGTATATAGACCAAATGTTTGCTTCAGACTTTGCCTACAAAGATAAGGGTGGACTTATGCCTGAAGGACTGTTGAAAGGAAAGTCAGTTGTTTGTATTTCAACGATGAAAGGTCCGACATATTATCCTTTGTTCTGGCTGAATAACGCACACAAAGTATTAATGAAGAAAGCCTTATTTCGTTATGTTGGCATAAAAAAAGTGAAGTTTTTTGAATTTGGGAACATGGAAAGTCCAAAAGGAAGACACGACAAAAAGCTCAATAAAATATATCGTTATTTCAAAATAATAGATTGTTAA